The Thermus tengchongensis DNA window ATGCCTGAGGTTTCCCCCGAGCTGGAAGGCTTGCTGGCCCGCCTCCAAGCGGCCAAGGCGGAGCTTAGGGAGCGCTACGGGGTCAAGGAGATGGCCGTCTTCGGCTCCTATGCCCGGGGGGAGAACCGGACCACGAGCGATCTGGACCTCCTGGTGGAGTTTGAGCGCGTGCCCGGCCTCCTCAAGTTTCTGGAGTTGGAGGAATACCTTTCCCAGCTGTTGGGCGTCCGGGTGGACCTGGTGCGGAAGGCTTCGGTACGCGAGGAACTTCGGCGAACCATCCTGGAGGAGGCGGTCCCCGTTTGAAAAGGAGGCTAGCC harbors:
- a CDS encoding nucleotidyltransferase family protein; the encoded protein is MRKMPEVSPELEGLLARLQAAKAELRERYGVKEMAVFGSYARGENRTTSDLDLLVEFERVPGLLKFLELEEYLSQLLGVRVDLVRKASVREELRRTILEEAVPV